In the genome of Harmonia axyridis chromosome 4, icHarAxyr1.1, whole genome shotgun sequence, the window atcttgcggataaatagaattcatgtcaatcgaataatccatcgttgttttattgcaatttaaagttctatagctctaaaaaaaacaccctttagttaccTGGCGAGTAGgtacatttctttttttttttgatatagcACAATAACCAAACATCAGTTCGGATATCGTTGTCTTTCATAAATAACGCCAAATCGGATATCGCAGTGTAATCTGATGACAACGTGGAAAGAGTTTTTTTAATGTCATTCACACTAGGGGTTcaaggcttgacttgattttcaagctacttgacttgaaatcaagtcttCCATATGTATGTTGTTTAAATACCCAATTATTTTCGACTTtagtataaaatgaaaaattaacgaTCACATAAGTGGATATTTATAGACTTTTCTATTTGATCAGAAAAGATTTTAccgttttgtgttttttttttcacaaattattcatttccatgaaaattctCCCTCCTAATAACATTGAATATTCCCAAAAATATGGTAAGATTtaaaagataaaataataaaatacaaaattctttagACATGAGTGTTGGAGGTACTAGATACAAGTTAGTTTTCGAAATTTAATCtgaaatactgaaagaaaaaaacGTATCTTATGAATACGTTTTCGGAAATTTTTCTAAGATTTTTTGAGTTTCAGCATTAGAATTAATTAATTCGATTGATgtgattatcaatatttttgatggttttcttatattttttgattatttcttcgataaaaattcaacaattgaacTTATGCTACCATTGAATTAATTGGGAATGCAAAGCTATGTGAAAATTCTCTGTTGAATAAAGGTCATTCAAAAAACGATTCTGTtatgtgaaatgaataaaatacataaatctttatataaatctgaaatattcggCCACTTCAATTTGTTAAATTCCAGTTTCCTCGTTTTTTTACGTAATAGAATACCTGATGAtggtttattttcaattgaaatctaCACCGTCTAAGTAGATTCTCAGCCACCATCCACCAacgaagttttatgattttttatgttttcgtAGATTTTTCTAGAATCACGCAAAACCCCAATGAACAACGAGTTTATTCATGGGAACAGTATAGACATTTCAATTCCTGTACCTTCGTTTCTATGTCGCTAGAGCTGTTAGAtttctaaaactaccaaaatctaccaacagaTTTCTGCCTactaaaaatttattataaatttgagaaaactactgaaaaagtaACACTGTCGATCATAGGCGTAACGAGAGGGGTTATTAGGTACATAACACCCCCccattgaaatgaaagaaaaaaaaaattgggtaacaataaaaaaaaaattataaaattgaaatttttttttcgaagtggAGGTAAACGACCCACcccatagatagaaggaacatGGGTCCTCAAACACTTTGTttacgagatacagggtgtttcttgtagtcctactttttgtgttGATTACACCAGTTTATCCAATCTTCAATAATCTTCGTTAAAGATTggataaataagtaccaaaacttataattattttattgatcaCAGCTAACTGTATCTTTATATTTCAACTCAAGAATTGTCCTGGTTTTCAAGCCAGATAGAGCTCGAACGAACATTCTTCAAAAGGCACCTATTACAAAAATGTGTGAGAACTTCAACTCATTTTGTGATGGATAAGATTTATTCTCCTCATCAAGGGGAAATTTGGTCAAGTCggctattcattatttttcaggaAATGTATCTTAGATcatgtaaaatttttgttttttattttttgtttcaatgctttattttgttattattctcTAATGTATATTAACATTGTCCTGTAAATGGGTTGAACTGTTGGACAATAAAACTATTATTATAGTATTTTGGATTATCCTgaagattactagagaatttttcgaattttctttctCGAGATTGAAAGCAGATACCACAAGTTGGTTTGATACTaaatcaaagtttctttttgaattattctaaaCAACCCCCAAAAAATAAaatctggaggaaagaagcagacATTGTTCCAGAAACAATATCAGCCTTATTCAAAATAAGCATTTCACGTGATGAGAAcattgaattggaatatctaagccaaatttaaattgaatatcttgtgaagagaaTGTGCTATGAGAAAGAATCAAatttaaacaccctgtatttcgaaaacataaGATTTGCGAGGCAATaggaccttttttttttcttaaaataatccgacgaatctgtcattttcttttgtaccaccaatttaggaacatcctgtatttaTATGTGTCAGTGAATGACAGACTGTAAAAATCTGGAATTATAATTTCCCATCCTGAATCAAACAAAGCAGGGAGCCGTTGTTTACTTCAGGATTATCATCGTAAAATGGATCACACTAGTGGTACCTCTGAATGCGCTTCTTAGATTTTAATTGCGATTGATGTACTAGTCATACTTTTTGTTCGATTATAgttattttctattgaaaactCAATGTCCAAGTAGACAAATCCAATATTGGTGTTACCCTCTTCATTGGGTAGaattatatatgaaaatttcatcgaaTCATCTTTCTGAGGTTTTTGAAAAtgtcattgatttcaataatcgaatctattttttttcagtatatttttcATACGAGACCCTCTCTTTTTTGGGGTGTAGTCTTCAATAATGAAATAGGTGCAGGTAGAGGTTTAAGAAAAGAACTCTTCAATTCGATTGGTAAGGAACTGCAAAAAGACAAATATAACATTTGGACTTCCACCGAAGAAACCCAAAATGGATTCGTTCAGTTCAACGAAGGGTTATATCCTAAACTGGACTTCTGCTCCCATCTTGACTTCTACGACGAGAGCTCTTCTGATGGGGCTGATTTATTTATCACCATTGGTGCACTTTTGGCGAAGGCTTTAATGGAATGCTCTTTATTGGGATTGCCGTTAGCAACACCAATATTCAAATACTTGCTGAATCAACATTTTCCATTGGATTTCGATGACCTGAAATATGTGAATCCTTCAGTTCACAAGGTATTAGGAAATATAAGAAAATTGATAACAGAACGTGACAAAATTTTAGACAACAACGAACTGACACATTCTGAAAAGTTGTCTTTAGTAAAAAATTTGACTATAAATGGAGCTAACCTTGAATGTTATAACCTGAACTTCGTTTTGCCGGGTCATGAAGGAATTGGTAAGtaaaaacatttatttataagattttccctttttttattaatgaattaCCAGTACATATACTTGCCGATCTAGGTAGTTTTTCAAAGGAGGTATAAAAcgatgaaaattaataaaacgATTGGACTTTACGTCCTAAGTTCGAATGCCTTTGAGATGATTCTAGAGAACTAGGCCTATTTTGAATCTGTTAATAAGGGAACGAGGGGAACAGACaggtttcaaaatataaaaaaattaataaaaaaaatacaatttgcGCAGTCAGTCTTATGTTCATGACTCTTATTCATAGAAGGTATAGAATACGTAAATAGTCATCACATTTCTTACTAGGAAAATTCGCGAACGATGTGCaaatatgaatgaaatgaatgaatatcatTATAGgattcttgaatatttctcaaaaattaatttttggttttcattttcaattaagaaactttttttgagcgttcgttcttCTAGCGCTATATTATGTAGTCCCGATTTCTGTATTTCCGAATTTTGAACCGTTAATGGTCTCTAACGATGAGGTGCTACTCACTGATAACGAAATCGTCCCTCAGAATATGCTTTATTTACGCGAAGAATGAATCTGTACTCGGGAATCGGGATAGCGTTTGCAATTAGGGAAACGCTTGCGATAGGTACAGCCTGAGGAGCATAGCCGGTGAATGTAACGCATTTTTGCAAATTGTAGTGGAGTAAAAGTCTGAGACATTTTGCGATAGAGTGGATGAAAAATGTTTAAATAACAGGCATAAGCAAGGTCCAAGTCGAGCGTAgtttaaaaaatgaaaacagTGGTAGAAATAACAGTTGAAAATACGTTGATGACTCAGAACGTTGAGCAAAAAtgtgaaagaaaataaaactagcTCGTTCGATCTGTTTTATGAATTCGGAGTTATCTCAATAAACAGGTGATCACCTGTTTACGGAATTAATGCTGATGAATATTACGTTTTTAGGATATGAATCGTATATGTTTTCAAAATGATGTTTCACAAGGTTTCCTCCGAATTTATTTACACCagtagaatttaaaaataactTGTCATGTTTTGTTGTTCAAACATGGACAAGTTTTCATCTTTAATTTTTGGGACGCCATTCATAATCAATGACTATAACATTTTGATTGTGAAGACGAAAGTTCTTTTGAAAACACCGGCAGAAAagaaacaataaataaataaaataaaaataataatattccataaaaatgatttgattATCCATCTAAAGTAACGAAAATTGGTTTGTAAATTTCGATTTATCTCTGAAACCATTGAGCCTaggaaaataaatttgattGTTCCATGTTTTCGATAACCGACATTCCGTTGGCCAACTATGTACGGGACATctgtataaataactattctttgatTGTCACTCGTAGAGTAGGTAGACATTTTCGAGTTACTTGTTCTTCATAAAATAACATATGTATTTCTACACAGAATTGATCCCTGATGGAGCGAACACATCAGTTGACATCATGAATGCTCATGTCTATGTGGATGCTATCATGAAGAAATTGTTCGTTGGCGTACAGAAACAGATGAGCGCCTTGAAGTGGGGGTTTGATCATGTAATACAATTTAGTAACCTCCATATGTTCCACCCAAAAGAATTACAGTACATCATTTTGGGAGAGGAAGATGACTCTTCGTATTGGTCTTACGAAAATTTGACTAATCACGTCAAATTAGAATATTGCACCGTAGATGATATTGAGATACAAGACCTTTTCGATATATTATCGTCTGCCAATAAAGAAACGAGAAGAAACTTCTTGGAATTCGTGACCGGCGGTTCGCGTTTGCCAATGGGTGGTGagtaaattgtttttatttcaactatAATATTATTGTATAATAATAAGAATGTTTTATTCAACCAAAATTACAGTACCAGCCATAACTTCCAACTCATAGAATTGATTAGCTACGGTATTATATCtacatatatgaaaaaattgagttaaATGAATGATATATTAACACATTATCttcttttatgttctttatgGTTCTCACGAAAAAGGAATATCCTGTTAAGTTTTGAGAACGTCCATAGAACTACTTATGTAGTTAGATAAATAGATAACTTTGTTAGTCTTTACAATCTCTGAATTCATGCTTTATGAGCAACTTTCTAGCACTGTTTCTGTTTTAGGAAATGTCGACATgttcctggttcacctcgttgaaatgtcttccatatttgcagtttttcttggtttgtctggtggttgtatgagaattgctccttgtgaaggtgttgattcgtccgCTTCATACAGtattttgtatacagggtggccactttttcaatgggattgtattggtaacttgtaaaccataagagttagaaggtcggtcaaatggagaaacagttgcatgcatagaagcattatcaagtagttcaaacaaatcgagattatcagggccggttttcgagatatcataagaaaagtaaattatgtcattttgatttttctttttttccctcttcatttcaaatatcatcaaaaaatgttacaagaattttttattcgacagtaaattatcctcgatttgacgtaatcagatttcgtatccaacgtttcgtactcacTGGGCCACCcttaacctcatttttttcaatatggacctgcatatttcatgacatttttcgaaataactttcaacgctgaattcaacgatataccaTACAAtgccattcaaagtagattttcaggtgattttgacccttttccaattttctttgggtcagatctgtattaccttcatttagttcaattaacaacatgcaatatgcaataaatttcgataagaaaatcaacttacccatcttgaactaaatgtaacatattagaatcaaagcaagaaaccagtgtgctggtttcttggttcttcttttataataatcatttaaatatttcaattcataataattaaacgaaagtatcatttaatgaaagaaaaatcaaatgattattcgaaagtaaatgaaaattaatgaagtaagtgttcgaaatgtccaccattttgtaaattgcactttacggttctggaacccatacttcttatacatttgcttgtttggtctacttgaataccttccaaaacattctccattttctcgcgaggtatcactattgttgtatttgtcatttgaatcgttgaaacaaattacagaatcgaactttatttttagatcattacgatataatttttgcaaggcttggtattcaaatttaaaatcattgtattcgcgtctcttgactattttattaacagcagtttttgaaaaattccattcactggccacagttctcgattatttttctgggttcgattgaatttgggtcagaacattgatatcgttaatagacttgttttttcttacatacacaccattaaatttggatgagggtcaaaatcacctaaaatcaactttgaatgacattgtatgatatagcgttgaattcagcgttaaaagttatttcgaaaaatgtcataaaatatgcaggtccgtattgaaaaaaatgaggttgagggtggcccagagagtacgaaacgttggatacgaaatctgattacgtcaaatcgaggataatttactgtcgaataaaaaattcctctaacattttttgataaaatttaaaataaagtgggaaaaaagaaaaatcaaaatgacataatttacttttcttatgatatctcgaaaaccggccctgataatctcgatttgtttgaactgcttgataatgcttctatgcatgcaactttttctccatttgaccgaccttctaactcttatggtttaaaagttaccaatacaatcccattgaaaaatatatattatatatatattcttttgagaactGTGATGttcttgcttgatctctgaagtattgcCGAAGGCTTTCTATCTGTCCTTAGGCAAGTTTTATGATGTCCGtcagacccctgcctcctttatttcttggcagtgtagtcctctctcaatgctgcttttcggatggtgcttgtttgctttctCACTTTACGTTGAAAGTTTTTGATGTCTGTTTTACTCCGTGGAACTAttccgaatgagtatgttagaattgaacatgcatatgtgttgatgacatgttcctgctgttgaggtttgtttttaagattttttggttttcctaatgaactcagtcgttaagtcttgcttcattctttggttgtttattcgtcggttctgtttcattccaaggtaTTTGTAAAGATCATTcaacttcattgcttctattttcTATTCCATTTGCAAGAGTaatcggttcatcttgaattcttcctcgcactacgctgagagtacgacagttgtccaatccgaattccatacctacatttttcgaaaaatgtttcactagtttgaccattatttctaggtggttcttattgcctaTTATTAGTTTCAAATCATTCATGTCCGTCatccaattattattattattattattattattatattatggaTGGAGCTTAACCAGATATGTAAAAACACTCAAATTTGTAGTTAttaggaaatttttttcaagcgaTTGGTACCTCACGAAAGTATTGAATGCTTCATTGCTGCGCACTTGGTACTTTGTTGAATCCATTTAATCAACTATTGTGTAAATAAGTGAgaataatgattttttcacattttttggtGAAGTGGCTCTTCCTGAAATGAAAAGAGTGGGATTCAGTTAGAAAGAATTATCACATCATAAAATAAGGTTTTATCAATTGGATTTTCTGAGACacaaacatttattttctttgtaGGTTTTGCAGAGTTGAATCCAAAATTGACGATTGTCCTTGTTGGAGAGTATCCTTCGGCGCAGACATGTTTCCGTCTGCTTAGATTGCAACGAGGAATGGACCATAGTGAATTGAAGAAGTTCATCGAGGAGATCATTCCTGAAGCGCTGAACTATTTTGGCTTGGTCTGATGTTTATAATTATGGCGCTTAGATCGATACGCATATAGAAGGTAATTAATACTTAATCTCCATCAAAAATTCTCTGCCAATTGTTGTGGATTATGCATTCTGGTGTTTCTCTCTTTGAAAATTAGCAGTAGCTGACTGCGTATTTCCTCTTGCAAAATTATGATCTCCCGAGAAGTTCTAGTATACCTCCTCATGCGCAAAGCACACCGTATACTCAAaacagcttgaaattttaaggAACCTCTAGAGTCTCtaccttttcaacttcaaattgggacttaaaaaaatcaaattggtaattaacaaattcaaataGGGAATTAACGaattcaaattgggaataacctctgagtaataaacatagaaagagtcatagaaatgtcattttcagtaagcaaattttgtccccaacatgaactatcaaatttaacatgaagcgcgcggaaatgaaaaaatatcagtgtacggtattttactcaattcgcaAATTTctcttcttatgtcccatagtgaatcaacgtttcatattaactcaacatatattgaaataaatacctgcatatatcagaaattcagaaaacaaatttcaagcgcgaAGTTTACcttcatttgatttttccaaaattagTTTTGTACGTTCGGATTGGGTCTAAAACGATTTCGGATGTATCTTGTTTTGAGTATGCGCAAAAAAGAATTTTCCGGTATTTTCATACCTCGCGTGCTTTTTGTCCTATTTCGAACAAATTTGATAAGTATAGATTTTCATGTTGGGATATAAATGGTTCCATAGGAATTTCAGTTTTGGGTTTGCAAAAATGATCTTCAATAACGTTCTGTTGAGGACTGACTTTAGGGATTAGGGACGAAAGAGCTTAGTTCCACAACCTTTGGCtgagttttttttattagtgATTTGTCTTGTAGTAAAGTATGTAAgatgttttttaaaatttgttgTCTTTATTTTTCAGCCTTCAACACTCATGACCAGttaaaatccataaaccaagaAAAGGACATAGTATTTCAAAATCCATTTGTCGCAGTGCGGTTAAGCTTAAATtttaaaacatatttatttgttttgaaaatagTTTTTCGATATTTATGTCATCTATATTTGTGTATATTTTTGTACATGTCTTTTCATATTAGTTCTGTGATATTAAATTTAgtgaaatataatatttgatttataccttatttcttattttattatcatttatcGATACCCATACCATACCCATACCCGtctcaattattatattttacacTTCATTCAACAGTTGTTGAATGAACTCTAAATTATATCTAATAGTTGGTGACTGGAAATCACCACATTGGCATAGTTAGAGGAATGAACAAAATCTCCACGAAATTTATAGTTCATTTTCTTTTGGACCCTTCGGGAgcttttttcaattgtatcttTATTCTATCGGAATATGACTGTTCAGtagagccgtatctagggcatggcaaaggtggcacttgccactggcgcaaggtctgcaggggcgcccaaaaatattaaaagaaaaaaatgtttttatgtaTACACTGtaaccgttaagtatggaacaaattcatttttagctaaacagaccattttaaaaaataatcctgaaacacggcgattttttattttgatttaccatatttttaaataaaaatctgaattagaattactttcgagtaatgacgtcaccgtcatttttttaaatgcaacacccccattttgtctcaattttccaattactctagctgagctgattccaaaaatattaaacatgttgattccaattggtacatggtggacaaaaatacaatagtcttgtgtgctcataaagcaacgcttaacattctttattagttaaattgacaatattatcaaaaataattattgtctagcggcaattggtttgaatgtaacagcCTGTAGttcattacatttttagaatGAAACAAAGCAATTAAAGCTGTTTATTCcagcaaatattaatatgaatAGTAGAATATGTGAGGACCATATCAGTgagtaaaattttttcaatacctaCACCTGAAACAATGTTCAAATGTTTCCATCCATTGCTTTCAGatcaaaataatttaattaattgtgtgCCGAGTACTAGTTTAACATATTCAAGTACAGATATCAGAAATAACCAACCGAGTGCTGTGACTGTTTAcccttttttttaagaaaagatcaggcattttaaatcaaattaatatcaagGAAAAGGGTCATTTAACATAGAGagacatttttttctataagtAAATATCGAAGAGAACAGTTGTCTAGATTTGAGAAAATGGAgctatattttcacttcatattGTTCTATTGTTATCACCTTATATACTTTTAATAAAAATCTCTTCCGGATCGCCActaatttttcactttgttccagGTTTCAAACGGCTTACCTTGGGGCTCTGCCAAAGAAATGAAGATTTCTAATTCTAAATCAATCCTTCGATTTCCTGGATTTCTGTCAGTAATCacttaaatgattattttattgtaaatcttcaaatgaaatgtttccttctTCAAAAGTTGAGTGGTACAATACGATATATTTAAGttgattcaaatatttcattaatttcggtCCACAAATATCAATTTCTATTATTATGTGCAATAAAAAGTATTTCAAAACTCGTTGAGTATTATTACTTGAATAAAAACTAAGTTGGATGTAAaacctcactgaaatattgaaaaaactgtaattgaaattacagttttttataaatttccGTGCAGGTTTTCCTTCAAATTGTGAAATTGATTGGAATTATGATTTAAGGCGCCTAATGAGCGGAATCAGTTAGTCCAATACCCTGCCCATAATGGCGCCACAATCacgcttatttattttaccacTGAGTCGTTACTCTTTCTTTCATTTCTCTAGCACTGAAATGAAAAACGGAAATTCTCCGATTACACAGTGCAGCATCACTAACACACAAATATTATTTTACCACATACAACTCGGTTGTTAGAGGTTCACGTTCGGTTAAGAGAGGTCTCAGTATTTTTGGAACCAAGAAAACCCTCTTACAccctcggacaggtcgatttctgtttcgagggggacaacttaagatgtaggttacggacgcatagcgcttcaacccttgctactacaaccctcacccccaaattttgaataggggagatggggtgagtgataactcatttgaaaggtatttttatactgatttcagcacagtaattgttttttcattttatgcattagttctcgaaatattctagCAATGTCTAGCAATGTTTAAGCTATGGGATACACAATGGACATATATTGCAGTCGGATGCTCTTCCATTACATATGCCTGTGCTCTGTTGAATTTTCCACTCATTGCAGCGGCCCCATCATATCCTTGCCccctcaaataataataataataataataataataatcatatttattttcataatcaaaatttaCACTCAGAAAAGAAAACAAGTCAAGCATAAGGAAGctaacaaaaaataatacttgATTACATATAGTGATGTCTATACAGGAAACTTATAATTTAAATAATCAtctaaagaatatggttcaagGTCAGTGAGTAGTTTACGAACttctttcttgaaattttttacagTAGTTAGGACTTGATAATTTTTGGGCAATCTGTTGAACAAAGTAAGGCACATGTATTCGACATTTCTCTGTGATAGAGTGAGAGAGCACTTCGGAAGATGGTATGAGTAGATGCGCCTGGTCATATTTGAATtgagatatttttcgaaataaaggaaGTTAGTTCTTAAAAATGTAAgacaacgaaatatatacaatgCAGTTATTGTGAGGATGCCTTCTCTTCTGAATATTCCACGGCAGGATGTTTTGGAGGATAAACGTAGCATAGTTCTTAGCGCTCTTTTTTGAACTACGAATATTCTAGAGATATCAGAACTGTTTCCCCACACAATGATTCCATAACTCATTATTGACtggaaattagaaaaatatactGTTTTTAGCAGTTCCAAGTCAGCATGCTGCACCAATATTCAAATAGCGCAAAGGACAGAATTTAGTTTTCTTTGGAGAGTATCAATATGATCATACCAGTTCAGATGTTCATCCACTGTGATTCCCAGAAAATTAGTACGGTGACTAAGTTCAACATTTTGTCCCATAAGATCAATTGTTTCTGGGTTTTTTATCTTGCTGTGTGAGGTGCAGAATATCACACATTCAGTCTTGTTCAGATTTAAGCTGATTTGATTTCTTCGGCACCAATCTGCGATCTTACAAAATTTATTCCTAGTCAAACCTACCACTTCAGATACGTTGGAAGCTGCTACCACCAAATTTGTATCATCCGCATACATGACTATATCTTTATTTTCTTCTGTCTTTGTTACCATCAGATCATTCGGGTTCAACGACATGAAATCCTCGATTAAAATGCATTCCGGCAAGTCGTTTATATAGACCAAAAAAAGTAAGGGTCCAGCTATACTCCCCTGAGGTACACCACTACTCAGTATCTCATCGCAAGAAACAAAGACAGCACC includes:
- the LOC123678915 gene encoding E3 ubiquitin-protein ligase TRIP12-like → MQHFMFSRKHESSYHGWSIVPNKRFATKSTFSLNGILLSPQMTIYEIIMKYGVVGHESNVFDHQYIFLYQQYEVHFPPNEENNPDLNEEIMKPTYLLENYLKPRSSECEELTEEVENALHLTNILYGINEHWTSAYEQILHPKVLIDPQDFVNTRLNKCVFKRLLDPFAALMGKYPPWIKYIFDHCPFVFPLGTRIFGFRVLYLNRVRALHSVLWKYERYNLAVYIYETIITLSIERSDIVNDVKKYIFHTRPSLFWGVVFNNEIGAGRGLRKELFNSIGKELQKDKYNIWTSTEETQNGFVQFNEGLYPKLDFCSHLDFYDESSSDGADLFITIGALLAKALMECSLLGLPLATPIFKYLLNQHFPLDFDDLKYVNPSVHKVLGNIRKLITERDKILDNNELTHSEKLSLVKNLTINGANLECYNLNFVLPGHEGIELIPDGANTSVDIMNAHVYVDAIMKKLFVGVQKQMSALKWGFDHVIQFSNLHMFHPKELQYIILGEEDDSSYWSYENLTNHVKLEYCTVDDIEIQDLFDILSSANKETRRNFLEFVTGGSRLPMGGFAELNPKLTIVLVGEYPSAQTCFRLLRLQRGMDHSELKKFIEEIIPEALNYFGLV